The Actinoplanes sp. N902-109 genomic interval TGCAGCTCCGGCGGGAACCCGGCGTACAGCGACTCCCGGTCGCCCGGCCCGGCCACCAGCAGGCGCAGCTCCGGGCGTTCGGCGGCGAGCCGCTCGTACGCCGTACGCAGGATGTCGAAGCCCTTGCGCGGCTCGGTGAAGCGGCCCAGGAAGCCCAGCGCACCACCGGGTCCGGGCCAGCCCGGCAAGGGCTCGGCCGCGGCGAACCTGGCCACCGAGACGCCGTTGGGGATCTCCACCGCGCCGCCGCCGAGATGCTCGACCTGCACCTTGCGGGCCAGCTCGCTGACCGCGATCCGGGCGGTGATCTTCTCGACCACCAGCTGCAGCAGGCCCTGGGCCGCCGACAACGCGCGGGACCGGGTCATCGCGGTGTGGAAGGTGGCGACCACCGGGCCCCGGGCCGACAGCACGGCCAGCAGCGACAGGCTCAGCGTCATCGGCTCGTGCACGTGCAGCACGTCGAAGTTGCCGCGGGCCAGCCAGCGCCGCACCCGGGCGGTGGAGACCGGGCCGAAGGCGATCCGGGCCACCGAGCCGTTGTACGGCAGCGGCAGCGCCCGCCCGGCCGGCACCACGTACGGCGGGAGCTCGGCGTCCTCGTCGGCCGGGGCCAGCACGCTGACCTCGTGCCCCAGCCCGATCAGGGCCTCGGCCAGGTCGACGATGTGGTTCTGCACGCCGCCGGGGACGTCGAACGAGTACGGCGAGACGATCCCGATGCGCACCGGAGCCGCCTCAGACCCGGGTGGCGGACCGGCCCAGCCACACTTTCTGCAGCATGTGCCAGTCCTGGGGATGGTCGGCGATGCCGATCGCGAAGGTGTCGGCGAGCCGTTGGGTGGTCTGTCTGACCCGCACGTCGAGCGGCCCCTCGGTGACCGGCTCGACCCGGCGCATCCGGGCCCGGGTGACGCGCTCGTCGAACCAGATGTCGGCGGCGACCAGCGGCGCGCCGGTGCGGATCGCCAGCAGTGCCGGCCCCGGCGGCATCTTGGTGCGCCCGCCGAAGAACTCCACGTCGACCCCGGTGCGGGTGAGGTCGCGGTCGGCCAGCAGCGCCACCGCGTAACCCTCCTGCGCCTTCTCGCCGAGCACGTCCAGCGGCGCGCGCGGGCCACCGGTCAGCGGCAGCACCTCCATGCCGAGCCGCTCGCGGTAGGCCATGAAACGCCGGTACAGCTTCTCGGGCTTGAGCCGCTCGGCGACGGTGATCAGCGGGTAGCCGTGGGAGACCACCCAGGCCGCGGCGGCGTCCCAGTTGCCGACGTGCGGCAGCGCGAGGATCACCCCCTTGCCCTCGGCCATCATCGCGTGCAGGGCGGCCTCGTCCTCGAGGACGAACGTGCTGAGGTGGTCCTGCCTGCTCAGCGAGGGCAGCCGGAAGGCCTCCATCCAGTACCGCGCGTACGAGCGCAGCCCGGCCCGCACCAGCTCGTCCAGCTCCGCCTCGCTGAGCTGGGGGCCGACGACCTGCCGCAGGTTGCCCCGCAACCGCTGGACCCCGGGGCCGTTGCCCCGGGCGGCGCGGTCGGCCCCGGTGGTGAACAACGCCCGCGCCACCGGCAGCGGGAGCATCCGCACCAGCCGCCAGCCCGCGGCGTACCCGAACTCGGTCAGTTGATCTTTCATGGCGTGTCGGGGGTCACCGGCGCGGGCGGGGCGGCGGCCGGGTTGTCCGAGCGCGCGGCGTGGATCAGCCGCTGGAACACGGTGATCACCGACAGCAGCGCCAGCACCCACAGCGCGGCCGGCAGCCCCCAGTCCAGCCCGGCGCTGCCGAGCAGACCGCCGATGCCCAGGATGACCAGGCGCTCCAGCCGCTCGGCGAGGCCCACGTCGGCGTTCAGCCCGAGGCTCTGCGCGCGCGCCTTCACGTACGAGACGACCTGCCCCCCGACCAGGCAGACGAGCGCCGCCCAGACGCCGCCGAAGGGGTTGCCCTCGGTGGCCAGGTAGTAGACGACCGCGGCGAACACGGCGCCGTCGGCGATCCGGTCCATCGACGAGTCGAGCAGCGCGCCGAAGTGGCCGCCGCCGCCTCGCATCCGCGCCATCGTGCCGTCGAGCACGTCGGTGAGGGCGGACGCGGTGACGACCCAGGTGCCCCAGAAGAGGTGGCCCTGGGAACCGAGCCACGCGCCGATCAGCACCCCTACGGTGCCGGCGACGGTGACGGCGTTCGGCGAGACGCCGATACGCAGCAGGAAACGGGCGGTCGGATTGACGCCGTACGCGACGAGGGCACGGGCGGGCACGCTGACGATCTTTGCCATGGCCGTCCCACCATAACGGGGCGCGACGGGATCGTCATATGACGCAGCCAAGGCACTACGAAGGGTTGCCCTCCCCACTGCGCTGGGTGTGAGGTGATAACACTCGCGTAACAGCGGACCCTCGCAAGGTCAGCCGCCGGGGTCCGGAACAATGAGGTTCGGGCTGAGGAGGAGCGAGACGATGCCGCAGAAGACCCAGGAAGCAGCAGCCGGGCCGGTGGTGACCGACGCCGGCAGAGTACGCAACGTGGTGCTCGTCGGGCACTCCGGCGCGGGCAAGACGACGCTGGTGGAGGCCCTGCTGGCCGCCACCGGCACGATCACCCGGGCGGGCTCGGTGAGCGAGGGCACCACGGTGACCGACCACGACCCGGCCGCGCAGCGCCAGCAGCGCTCGGTCAGCCTGTCCTGCGCGCCGGTGCTGCACCAGGGCGTCAAGATCAACCTGCTGGACACCCCCGGGTACGCCGACTTCGTCGGGGAGTTGCGCGCCGGCCTGCGGGCTGCGGACGCCGCGCTGTTCGTCGTGTCGGCGGTCGACGGCGTGGACGACGCGACCACCGCGCTGTGGGAGGAGTGCGCCGCCGTCGGCATGCCCCGCGCGGTCGCCATCACCCGGCTGGACCACCCCCGCGCCGACTACGAGCAGACGCTGCAGGACTGCCAGGACGCGTTCGGCGAGAACGTCCTGCCGATCTACCAGCCCATGCTGGGCGACGACGGCGCCTCGGTGGCCGGGCTGATCGGGCTGATCACGCTGCGGGTGCTGGACTACTCCGCGGGCTACCCGCCGCGCGAGAGCGAGTACGAGCAGGCCCACCTGATGCCCATCAAGGACGACCGCGACCTGCTCATCGAGGCGATCATCGCCGAGAGCGAGGACGAGAACCTGATGGACCGGTACGTGGCCGGCGAGCTGATCAGCACGGCCACGCTGGTGCCGGATCTGGAGAAGGCGGTGGCCCGGGGCACGTTCCACCCGGTCATCCCGGTCTGCTCGGGGACCGGCGTGGGCCTCGACGCGCTGCTCGACGGGCTGGTCAACGGCGCCCCCTCGCCGCTGGAGCACGACCTGCCGGTGGTGACCGGGGTGGACGGCAGCCCCAGGCCACCGCTGACCTGCGACCCGGACGGCCCGCTGGTCGCCGAGGTGGTCAAGACCACGATCGACCGGCACGTCGGGCGGGTCTCGCTGGTGCGGGTGTTCTCCGGCACCCTGCGCCCCGAGCTGACCCTGCACGTGTCCGGGCACGGCATGGCCGGGCGCGGCCACCCCGACCACGATGCCGACGAGCGGATCGCCCACGTGTACTCCCCGCTGGGCGCCCAGCTGCGCGAGGTCGCGTCGTGCGTGGCCGGCGACATCTGCGCGATCACCAAGTCGGGCAGCGCGGAGACCGGCGACACCCTGTCGGGCAAGGACGAGCCGCTGCTCATGGAGCCGTGGACGATGCCCGAACCGCTGCTGCCGATCGCCGTGGTGGCCAAGTCCCGCTCCGACGAGGACGCGCTGGCCAAGAACCTGGCCCGGCTGGTGGCCGGCGACCCGACGCTGCGGCTGGACCGCAACGCCGAGACCCACCAGCTCGTGCTCTGGTGCATGGGCGAGTCACACGCCGAGGTGGTGCTCGACCGGCTCCGCGCCGGCGGCGTCGAGCTGGACACCGAGCCGGTCAAGGTCGCGTTGCGCGAGACGTTCGGATCCGCCGCCAAGGGCCACGGCCGGCACGTCAAGCAGTCCGGCGGGCACGGTCAGTACGCGGTCTGCGACCTGGAGATCGAGCCGCTGCCCCGCGGGTCGGGCTTCGAGTTCGTCGACAAGGTGGTCGGCGGCGCGGTACCGCACAACTACATCCCGTCGGTGGAGAAGGGCGTGCGCGCTCAGCTCGAACGCGGCCTGGTCGCCGGTTACCCGGTGGTGGACGTGCGGGTCACGCTGACCGACGGCAAGGCGCACAGCGTCGACTCCTCCGACGCCGCGTTCCAGACCGCCGGGTCGCTGGCCCTGCGCGAGGCCGCCGGTCAGGGG includes:
- a CDS encoding elongation factor G-like protein EF-G2; the encoded protein is MPQKTQEAAAGPVVTDAGRVRNVVLVGHSGAGKTTLVEALLAATGTITRAGSVSEGTTVTDHDPAAQRQQRSVSLSCAPVLHQGVKINLLDTPGYADFVGELRAGLRAADAALFVVSAVDGVDDATTALWEECAAVGMPRAVAITRLDHPRADYEQTLQDCQDAFGENVLPIYQPMLGDDGASVAGLIGLITLRVLDYSAGYPPRESEYEQAHLMPIKDDRDLLIEAIIAESEDENLMDRYVAGELISTATLVPDLEKAVARGTFHPVIPVCSGTGVGLDALLDGLVNGAPSPLEHDLPVVTGVDGSPRPPLTCDPDGPLVAEVVKTTIDRHVGRVSLVRVFSGTLRPELTLHVSGHGMAGRGHPDHDADERIAHVYSPLGAQLREVASCVAGDICAITKSGSAETGDTLSGKDEPLLMEPWTMPEPLLPIAVVAKSRSDEDALAKNLARLVAGDPTLRLDRNAETHQLVLWCMGESHAEVVLDRLRAGGVELDTEPVKVALRETFGSAAKGHGRHVKQSGGHGQYAVCDLEIEPLPRGSGFEFVDKVVGGAVPHNYIPSVEKGVRAQLERGLVAGYPVVDVRVTLTDGKAHSVDSSDAAFQTAGSLALREAAGQGQMTLLEPVDEVVVRVPDSYVGAVMSDLSGRRGRPMGTDADEDGGHSLVRAEVPATELVRYAVELRALTSGAGTFTRTYVRHEPMPVHLAEKVTIEQR
- the pgsA gene encoding phosphatidylinositol phosphate synthase: MAKIVSVPARALVAYGVNPTARFLLRIGVSPNAVTVAGTVGVLIGAWLGSQGHLFWGTWVVTASALTDVLDGTMARMRGGGGHFGALLDSSMDRIADGAVFAAVVYYLATEGNPFGGVWAALVCLVGGQVVSYVKARAQSLGLNADVGLAERLERLVILGIGGLLGSAGLDWGLPAALWVLALLSVITVFQRLIHAARSDNPAAAPPAPVTPDTP
- a CDS encoding glycosyltransferase family 4 protein → MRIGIVSPYSFDVPGGVQNHIVDLAEALIGLGHEVSVLAPADEDAELPPYVVPAGRALPLPYNGSVARIAFGPVSTARVRRWLARGNFDVLHVHEPMTLSLSLLAVLSARGPVVATFHTAMTRSRALSAAQGLLQLVVEKITARIAVSELARKVQVEHLGGGAVEIPNGVSVARFAAAEPLPGWPGPGGALGFLGRFTEPRKGFDILRTAYERLAAERPELRLLVAGPGDRESLYAGFPPELHPRIEFLGLVSEADKARMLRSVDVYVAPNTGGESFGMILTEAMAAGATIAASDLDAFRRVLDGGRAGALFPVGDATALAALTGELLDDPARRAELAACAATAVRAFDWPSVAQRVLEVYATAIEATDGRVIDEEWAEPRPQT
- a CDS encoding phosphatidylinositol mannoside acyltransferase yields the protein MKDQLTEFGYAAGWRLVRMLPLPVARALFTTGADRAARGNGPGVQRLRGNLRQVVGPQLSEAELDELVRAGLRSYARYWMEAFRLPSLSRQDHLSTFVLEDEAALHAMMAEGKGVILALPHVGNWDAAAAWVVSHGYPLITVAERLKPEKLYRRFMAYRERLGMEVLPLTGGPRAPLDVLGEKAQEGYAVALLADRDLTRTGVDVEFFGGRTKMPPGPALLAIRTGAPLVAADIWFDERVTRARMRRVEPVTEGPLDVRVRQTTQRLADTFAIGIADHPQDWHMLQKVWLGRSATRV